The Gordonia terrae genome contains the following window.
GGCGCCAGCGGCGCCCCAGTCAACCCGGTGGTCATCAGATGAACATCCAGTCGAGCCCTGGCGTCGCCGTGGAGGGCGACCCCGCACCGACCTCACCCATTGATGTATTCCGTGATGCCCATGGTTTGTTCACCATGGTCGCCGTCGATCAACGCGGGTCTCTTCGCCACATGCTCGCGTCCGGCCGGAGCGGCGAAGCTGTCTCAGACGAGGACCTGACCGAGTTCAAGGCCGATCTCGTCGAGGCGATCGGTGATACGGCCAGCGGCATACTGTTGGACCAAGACTACGGACTCGCGGCCGCGCAGAAATCGCAATGCCCCGTCATCCTCGCCGCTGACATACTCTCGTCAAGTCAGCCGGGCGGTCCAGTCGACATAGCGGAGCTGGACGACTCGGTCACTGCCGACACGGCGCGCACATTCCGCGCCCAGGCGCTGAAATTCTTGCTGCCCTGGCACCCCGCCCGCCGCTCCGAGGCCATCGACCTGGCGCACTCCTTCATGGCGCGATGCCGGGAGATCGGGCTCCCCGGGGTGCTCGAGGGCGTCGTGCGGCCGCGAGAGGGTACTGCTGCGGCCAGTTCCGAAGGGTTTGCCGAGGCGCTGGTCGAAGCGGCCGCAGATCTGTCGCAGACCCAACCCGATCTCTATAAGACCGAGGTCGTCTACTCCGGCCACCATCATCGCGAACTCGCCACCGCCACTGCGCGATCCATCACAGAGCAGTTGTACTGCCCCTGGGTGGTGCTGTCATCCGGCGTCAGCGGGGCGGACTTCCCGGCTGCGGCGGCGGCCGCGGTTGCCGGCGGCGCCAGTGGGTTCCTGGCCGGCCGCGCCGTGTGGAGCGAAGCCACCCGATCCCCGCAACCCCGTACCTACCTGCGAGCACACGCTGCGCAGAACCTTCAGACCATCACCGATCGAGTCCGGACGAGTCACACATGATCAACACCAATCCCTCAATCCCCGACGTCTTGGTCATCGGCAGGGTCTGTATCGACATCTACCCAGAACAGTTCGGCGTCGGACTGGCAGACATCTCGAGCTTCAGCAAATCGATCGGAGGCAGCGCCACCAACGTGGCAGTGGCTGCCGCACAATTGGGCAACTCGGTGCGCCTGGTCACCCGTATCGGCGACGACCCGTTCGGGGAGTATGCCCGCGCCGAGCTCAAACGCCTGGGCGTGGACAACACCGGCATCACCCCGGTGTCCGGACTGAAGTCGGTACTGACGTTCTGCGAGGTGTTCCCGCCCGACGATTTCCCGCTGTACATCTACCGCGAACCCACCGCCCCTGACATGTACCTCGACGAGGCCGATCTCCCGCTCGACGAGGTCGAACGAGCCCCGATCTTCTGGGCAACGGCGACGGGACTCTCTCGGGAACCGAGCCGGTCTGCCCACCACACGGCATGGAATCGGCGGAACCGCCGGTCGAACACGATCCTCGATCTGGACTACCGACCCATGTTCTGGGACGACGAGCACCATGCGCACACCGCGGTGTCCGAGGCCCTCGACCATGTCACCGTCACCGTCGGCAATCTCGAGGAATGCCGGGTGGCAGTAGGGGAGAGCGACCCCGATCGCGCAGCCGAGGCTCTGCTCGACCGCGGTGTGGAGCTGGCGATAGTCAAAATGGGGCCGAATGGCGTGATGGCACGTACTCGATCCGAACGTATTGTCTCGCAACCGATTCCTGTAGACGTCGTCAATGGTCTGGGAGCTGGCGACGCCTTCGGAGGGGCGTTGTGTCATGGCCTCCTGCGCGGCATGCCCCTACAGATGACGCTCGATATGGCCAACGCAGCGGGTGCTCTGGTCGCCACCCGACCGCAGTGCTCCCTGGCGATGCCCACCCTGTCCGATCTCATGGATTTCGCCGACCAAGCAGCAACCACGCGTAGCGGCCGCGGGTAATCGGGCGCAGCACACCAACGATCGCACCGGCCTCGACAGCCGGTGCGCTGAAGGAGAAACACTGTCATGACCGACATCAACGTCGCGATCATCGGCGGGGGCGGCTTCATGGGTTATGCCCACAGCCTCGGGTGGGCGCTTGCGCCCATCACCGCCGACACCGGCGCCACCGTCCGCAAAGCGGTCCTGGTCGAAGCCGACCAGGACCGTGCCAAGACCGCAGCGAGCCGTCTCGGCTGGGATGAGTGGTCCGCCGACTGGCGGGAAGTGATCGCCCGCGACGACATCGACGTGGTCGACATCGTCACCCCGCCGGCATCCCACGCCGAGATCGCCATAGCCGCACTGGCTGCCGGCAAGCACGTGTTCGTCGAGAAGCCCATCAGCAACAGTCTTGCCGACGCCGAACTCATGCAGTCAGCGGCGGCCGCGAGCACAACGGTCAGCCAGGTCGGGTTCAACTACCGTCATGCAGCAGCGATGTCCTTCGTCAAACGAATGCTCGATGACGGCACACTCGGTCACCCGCTCCAGTTCCGCGCTCACTACACACAGGACGTCGGGGCTCTCGGGCGCGTACTGAGCGGCTGGCGCGCAAAGAAAGGGGCCGGCGGGTCGGGTGTGACGGGCGATATCGGTTCCCACATCATCGATCTCGCGTCATACCTCGTGGGAGACATCGAGTCGGTCACCGCGATTGTCGGTGCCAAGGATCCGGCGGAGAACTCCGCCTGGCTACCTGATCGCGAGAGGCGCGAGGGAGAGTATCTCGACGATGCCGCACTGTGGATGACCAAGTTCCGCAACGGCGCCATTGGATCATTCGCAGCCACCGTGTACGCATCCGGCCGTAAGAACCGGATGTTCTTCGAGCTCGAATGCACCCGCGGCACCGTCGAATTCGACTGGAATCACTCCGATCAGGTCAAGCTGAGTCTGATCGACGACGATCCCGACAAGCAGGGCTTCCGCACGGTCAACCTCAACGAGAACCATGAGGACTACTGGTACCCCCTCGGCGGCATGGGGTCCGGGTATGTCGACGACGCCGCCCTACAACTCCAGAAATTTGTCCGAGCAATCGTCGAAAACCGGCCAGGATCACCTGGTTTCGCGGAAGCCACACGAACTCAACGCATCATCGAGGCC
Protein-coding sequences here:
- a CDS encoding putative aldolase yields the protein MNIQSSPGVAVEGDPAPTSPIDVFRDAHGLFTMVAVDQRGSLRHMLASGRSGEAVSDEDLTEFKADLVEAIGDTASGILLDQDYGLAAAQKSQCPVILAADILSSSQPGGPVDIAELDDSVTADTARTFRAQALKFLLPWHPARRSEAIDLAHSFMARCREIGLPGVLEGVVRPREGTAAASSEGFAEALVEAAADLSQTQPDLYKTEVVYSGHHHRELATATARSITEQLYCPWVVLSSGVSGADFPAAAAAAVAGGASGFLAGRAVWSEATRSPQPRTYLRAHAAQNLQTITDRVRTSHT
- the iolC gene encoding 5-dehydro-2-deoxygluconokinase yields the protein MINTNPSIPDVLVIGRVCIDIYPEQFGVGLADISSFSKSIGGSATNVAVAAAQLGNSVRLVTRIGDDPFGEYARAELKRLGVDNTGITPVSGLKSVLTFCEVFPPDDFPLYIYREPTAPDMYLDEADLPLDEVERAPIFWATATGLSREPSRSAHHTAWNRRNRRSNTILDLDYRPMFWDDEHHAHTAVSEALDHVTVTVGNLEECRVAVGESDPDRAAEALLDRGVELAIVKMGPNGVMARTRSERIVSQPIPVDVVNGLGAGDAFGGALCHGLLRGMPLQMTLDMANAAGALVATRPQCSLAMPTLSDLMDFADQAATTRSGRG
- a CDS encoding Gfo/Idh/MocA family protein, giving the protein MTDINVAIIGGGGFMGYAHSLGWALAPITADTGATVRKAVLVEADQDRAKTAASRLGWDEWSADWREVIARDDIDVVDIVTPPASHAEIAIAALAAGKHVFVEKPISNSLADAELMQSAAAASTTVSQVGFNYRHAAAMSFVKRMLDDGTLGHPLQFRAHYTQDVGALGRVLSGWRAKKGAGGSGVTGDIGSHIIDLASYLVGDIESVTAIVGAKDPAENSAWLPDRERREGEYLDDAALWMTKFRNGAIGSFAATVYASGRKNRMFFELECTRGTVEFDWNHSDQVKLSLIDDDPDKQGFRTVNLNENHEDYWYPLGGMGSGYVDDAALQLQKFVRAIVENRPGSPGFAEATRTQRIIEAVMRSADSHEWVTVDEVTS